A DNA window from Kitasatospora atroaurantiaca contains the following coding sequences:
- a CDS encoding zinc ribbon domain-containing protein YjdM, whose protein sequence is MSENLPPCPKCSSEYTYEMNALMVCPECGNEWVSAEGAADDASGSGERVVKDSVGNVLSDGDTVTVVKALKVKGSPSGIKAGTKVRNIRLVDGVDGHDIDCKIDGFGAMQLKSSVVKKA, encoded by the coding sequence ATGAGTGAGAACCTGCCCCCGTGCCCGAAGTGCTCCAGCGAGTACACCTACGAGATGAACGCTCTGATGGTGTGCCCGGAGTGCGGCAATGAATGGGTTTCCGCCGAGGGCGCCGCGGATGACGCGAGTGGCTCCGGAGAACGGGTGGTCAAGGACTCCGTCGGCAATGTGCTGAGCGACGGCGACACCGTGACCGTCGTCAAGGCCCTCAAGGTCAAGGGAAGCCCCTCGGGAATCAAGGCGGGGACCAAGGTGCGCAATATCCGCCTGGTCGACGGAGTCGACGGCCACGACATCGACTGCAAGATCGACGGGTTCGGCGCCATGCAGCTCAAGTCGAGCGTGGTCAAGAAGGCCTGA
- a CDS encoding ricin-type beta-trefoil lectin domain protein, with product MTLALVGGLQGGLAGAALADPAVSLCTSVNGPFGSATVGGGRYRIMPDEWNSSAEVCMSSDGGANFTVTSSALTNATNTRPGAPGAYTRIEYVPRAGELPMPVATMGDTLTSWRTTTGAAGQYNVAYDLWYADAGAGCGPTTSHELMIWLNRQGGPVPLGSATQQVTLGGRAYQVYQWQDAISGKQVISYLMSSPTNSVYDLNLRTITSDAVVRGYVPGNGELCSVQAGFEIWNGGTGLAATSFSYQPAAGLPTGNVTSGLPGKCLDIGNNAPNPADYSMPADIWDCAATPGQTWTVGNDGTVKALGKCLDVTNGGLTNRTPIQLYPCNGTGAQVWTQNAKGLMNPQSGLCLADPAASTTNGTQLILWTCGASGQDWRYPYGGQPIWSAFTNKATNYCLSGGVENATSVSLHTCSTTPTPPQNWELVNDGTLRTSTGACLDAGTAGTNGTTVQLAPCSGTTAQQWLLSPTGYLLNPPSGKCLDDPRSTAVPGTPLNLWTCNGTGAQVWYSAA from the coding sequence GTGACGCTTGCACTGGTCGGCGGGCTGCAGGGCGGACTGGCCGGAGCGGCGTTGGCGGACCCGGCGGTATCGCTGTGCACCTCCGTCAACGGGCCGTTCGGCTCGGCAACCGTGGGCGGCGGCCGGTACCGGATCATGCCCGACGAGTGGAACTCCTCGGCCGAGGTGTGCATGAGCAGCGACGGCGGTGCGAACTTCACCGTCACCAGCAGCGCGCTCACCAACGCCACCAACACCAGGCCCGGGGCGCCGGGCGCGTACACGCGCATCGAGTACGTGCCGCGGGCCGGTGAGCTCCCCATGCCGGTGGCCACGATGGGTGACACCCTGACCAGCTGGCGGACCACCACCGGCGCCGCCGGGCAGTACAACGTGGCGTACGACCTCTGGTACGCGGACGCCGGCGCCGGGTGCGGCCCGACGACCTCGCACGAGCTGATGATCTGGCTCAACCGGCAGGGCGGCCCGGTCCCGCTGGGCAGCGCCACCCAGCAGGTCACCCTCGGCGGCCGGGCCTACCAGGTCTACCAGTGGCAGGACGCCATCAGCGGCAAGCAGGTGATCAGCTACCTGATGTCCAGTCCGACCAACTCCGTCTATGACCTGAACCTGCGGACGATCACCTCCGACGCAGTGGTCCGCGGATACGTCCCCGGCAACGGCGAACTCTGCTCCGTGCAGGCGGGCTTCGAGATCTGGAACGGTGGCACGGGGCTGGCCGCCACCTCCTTCTCCTACCAGCCCGCCGCCGGTCTCCCGACCGGCAACGTGACGTCCGGCCTTCCCGGCAAGTGCCTCGACATCGGGAACAACGCACCCAACCCCGCCGACTACAGCATGCCCGCGGACATCTGGGACTGCGCCGCAACGCCGGGCCAGACCTGGACCGTCGGCAACGACGGCACCGTCAAGGCCCTCGGCAAATGCCTCGACGTCACCAACGGCGGGCTCACCAACCGGACCCCGATCCAGCTCTACCCCTGCAACGGCACCGGCGCACAGGTGTGGACGCAGAACGCCAAGGGTCTGATGAACCCGCAGTCCGGCCTCTGCCTGGCCGACCCCGCCGCCTCGACCACCAACGGCACCCAGCTGATCCTCTGGACCTGCGGCGCGAGCGGACAGGACTGGCGGTACCCGTACGGCGGGCAGCCGATCTGGAGCGCCTTCACCAACAAGGCGACCAACTACTGCCTGAGCGGCGGAGTCGAGAACGCCACCTCGGTCAGCCTCCACACCTGCAGCACCACCCCCACCCCGCCCCAGAACTGGGAACTCGTCAACGACGGCACCCTCCGCACCTCCACCGGCGCCTGCCTGGACGCGGGCACCGCCGGCACCAACGGCACTACGGTCCAACTCGCCCCGTGCTCGGGAACGACGGCGCAGCAGTGGCTGCTGTCGCCGACCGGCTACCTGCTGAACCCCCCGTCCGGCAAGTGCCTGGACGACCCGAGGTCCACCGCCGTCCCGGGCACCCCCCTGAACCTGTGGACCTGCAACGGCACCGGCGCACAGGTCTGGTACTCGGCGGCCTGA
- a CDS encoding protein-L-isoaspartate(D-aspartate) O-methyltransferase: MTRDLPLAPEDLVQAVRRAGISDERVLDALRATPRAGFVPAHHVALAYTDTPIPIPHGQVTTQPSLSARMIEGLELTGTEHVLEIGTGLAFQTALLARLAADVVSIEMWPDLVRQARQNLAHQGIRNVELRAGDGSCGVPERAPYDAVIVSAAFLEVPPPLVEQLRLSGRLVQPIGPGGQEQVVSFRRTAAGLEHRQVLTWARFVRLIGRYGFPA, translated from the coding sequence GTGACCCGAGACCTCCCTCTCGCTCCCGAAGACCTCGTCCAGGCCGTCCGGCGAGCCGGCATCAGCGATGAGCGCGTGCTCGACGCCTTGCGGGCGACGCCCCGCGCGGGATTCGTCCCCGCCCACCACGTCGCACTCGCCTACACCGACACGCCCATCCCGATCCCCCACGGACAGGTGACCACGCAGCCCTCGCTCTCGGCGAGGATGATCGAAGGCCTGGAACTCACCGGGACGGAACATGTCCTCGAAATCGGGACCGGCCTGGCCTTCCAGACCGCCCTGCTCGCCCGTCTGGCCGCAGACGTCGTGAGCATCGAGATGTGGCCGGACCTGGTTCGACAGGCGCGGCAGAATCTCGCCCACCAGGGCATTCGCAACGTGGAGCTGCGCGCCGGGGACGGCAGTTGCGGCGTGCCGGAGCGAGCCCCGTACGACGCCGTCATCGTCTCGGCCGCCTTCCTCGAAGTCCCTCCGCCGCTGGTCGAGCAGCTTCGGCTCAGCGGCCGCCTGGTGCAGCCCATCGGACCGGGCGGCCAGGAGCAGGTCGTGTCCTTCCGACGCACCGCCGCGGGGCTGGAACACCGGCAGGTCCTCACCTGGGCCAGGTTCGTCCGCCTGATCGGACGCTACGGCTTCCCGGCCTGA
- a CDS encoding aspartate aminotransferase family protein, with protein MPSWVSLYYDEPIEIVSGKGCRVTDSDGRSYLDFFAGILTNMLGYDVPEVREAVERQLRTGVAHTSTLYLIRSQVELAEKIAELSGIANAKVFFTNSGTEATETALLLATNARRSDQVLAMRNSYHGRSYGAMAVTGNRSWKNSSLSPVNVHYLHGTDRARFPHLSDEAFLAFCADDLRHVLDTATATDVACLIAEPVQGVGGFTAAPDGLFTAYREILDQHGILLVSDEVQTGWGRTGEHFWGIQAHGVTPDIMTFAKGLGNGFAIGGVVADGRLMDALPAYGISTFGGNPIATAAAKATLDYLLAHDLQAHAHRIGRMLIDGLRAAAERLPVAGDVRGKGLMFAVDLVDPDTGAPSPSLAGRVMEESKERGLLIGKGGLYGHTLRMAPPLTLSEDEARDGLGILVDSLTAVC; from the coding sequence ATGCCGTCGTGGGTGTCGCTCTACTACGACGAGCCGATCGAGATCGTGAGTGGCAAGGGGTGCCGCGTCACGGACTCCGACGGGCGGAGTTATCTCGACTTCTTCGCCGGCATCCTCACCAACATGCTCGGGTACGACGTGCCCGAGGTACGGGAAGCCGTCGAGCGGCAGCTGCGCACCGGGGTCGCGCACACCTCCACGCTGTATCTCATCCGCTCCCAGGTGGAGTTGGCCGAGAAGATCGCGGAGCTGTCGGGCATCGCGAACGCCAAGGTGTTCTTCACCAACTCCGGCACCGAGGCAACCGAGACGGCGCTCCTGCTCGCCACCAACGCCCGCCGGTCCGACCAGGTGCTTGCCATGCGCAACAGTTACCACGGACGCTCGTACGGGGCCATGGCCGTCACGGGCAATCGGAGTTGGAAGAACTCCTCGCTCTCGCCCGTCAACGTGCACTATCTGCACGGCACCGACCGCGCGCGCTTCCCGCACCTGTCGGACGAGGCCTTCCTTGCCTTCTGCGCGGACGATCTGCGGCACGTCCTCGACACGGCCACCGCCACCGACGTCGCCTGCCTGATCGCGGAGCCCGTCCAGGGCGTCGGCGGATTCACCGCCGCACCCGACGGACTCTTCACCGCGTACCGGGAGATCCTGGACCAGCACGGGATCCTGCTGGTCTCGGACGAGGTGCAGACCGGCTGGGGCCGTACCGGAGAGCACTTCTGGGGCATTCAGGCCCATGGCGTGACACCCGACATCATGACCTTTGCCAAGGGCCTGGGGAACGGCTTCGCCATCGGCGGTGTCGTCGCCGACGGCAGGCTGATGGACGCCCTTCCCGCCTACGGCATCTCCACCTTCGGCGGCAACCCGATCGCGACGGCGGCGGCCAAGGCCACCCTCGACTACCTGCTCGCCCACGACCTCCAGGCCCACGCGCACCGGATCGGCCGCATGCTGATCGACGGCCTGCGGGCCGCGGCGGAACGGCTTCCGGTCGCGGGAGACGTCCGAGGCAAGGGCCTGATGTTCGCCGTCGACCTGGTCGACCCTGACACGGGAGCCCCGAGCCCTTCGCTGGCCGGCCGGGTGATGGAGGAGTCGAAGGAGCGGGGCCTGCTCATCGGCAAGGGCGGTCTCTACGGCCACACCCTGCGGATGGCTCCCCCGCTCACCCTGAGCGAGGACGAGGCCAGGGACGGACTCGGCATCCTCGTCGACTCACTCACCGCCGTCTGCTGA
- a CDS encoding carbonic anhydrase, which translates to MTVTGELLKRNQVHAEHHPRRASSMVPSLQTVLITCCDHRVDPAHVLGLRLDEAVVIRNEGGRVTPDVLRTLTTLATVALVENLDLDIEIIVMHHTDCGTSRLARPEHAALAAQIFGVSEDELDAKHLTDPVAAVRADLHLLRNTPLIPTDMRLAGLVYDVETGTVDRVEEK; encoded by the coding sequence ATGACCGTCACCGGCGAACTGCTGAAGCGGAACCAGGTACACGCCGAGCACCACCCCCGGCGCGCCTCGTCCATGGTGCCGTCGCTCCAGACCGTTCTGATCACCTGCTGCGACCACCGGGTCGACCCCGCCCACGTGCTGGGGCTGCGACTCGACGAGGCCGTGGTGATCCGCAACGAGGGCGGCCGGGTCACACCGGACGTGCTACGGACGCTGACGACCCTCGCCACCGTGGCCCTCGTCGAGAACCTGGACCTGGACATCGAGATCATCGTCATGCACCACACCGACTGCGGCACCTCCCGCCTTGCCCGACCGGAGCACGCCGCCCTCGCCGCACAGATCTTCGGCGTCAGCGAGGACGAGCTCGACGCCAAGCACCTCACGGACCCGGTCGCCGCGGTGCGAGCAGACCTTCACCTCCTTCGCAACACACCGCTCATCCCCACCGACATGCGCTTGGCCGGCCTCGTCTACGACGTGGAGACCGGCACGGTCGACCGGGTCGAGGAAAAGTGA
- a CDS encoding GlxA family transcriptional regulator produces MNHVPYRIGVLAFNGCFASEAFGFADLMTVANQVAGHLHGDTAPRFEVAIVAARRRVTASGGVPVGVVAVPTSLDLLVVPGFELLPAQDLDARMGALGREVDVIGQLAGRGVPIASICLGAFLLGEAGLLDGRRATTAWLFARALAARYPQATVDEKALIVDDAGITTTGAFSAAFDLAMRVITRSLGDEIARVTARVTLVPDGRTSQAPYVDDAISAVPGQQFSGEVKRWLEARSSQPYSLSELAAAFHVSTRTMLRRFAAETGESPLGHLQRVRIGMAKALLETSELRLADVMAKVGYLDKGTFRRLFTSHTGMSPAEYRRQFRRGPGREQAAGRRQPEDHVTELRQAPGPADGVG; encoded by the coding sequence ATGAATCACGTACCGTACCGAATCGGCGTCCTGGCCTTCAACGGGTGCTTCGCCTCGGAGGCGTTCGGATTCGCCGACCTGATGACGGTGGCGAACCAGGTTGCCGGGCACCTCCACGGCGACACGGCGCCCAGGTTCGAGGTCGCGATCGTGGCCGCCCGCCGCCGGGTGACCGCCTCCGGCGGTGTCCCCGTCGGCGTGGTCGCCGTGCCCACCTCGCTCGACCTCCTGGTCGTACCGGGCTTCGAGCTGCTCCCGGCCCAGGATCTGGATGCTCGGATGGGCGCCCTTGGCAGAGAGGTCGATGTGATCGGGCAGCTCGCCGGGCGCGGGGTGCCGATCGCGTCGATCTGTCTCGGGGCGTTCCTCCTCGGGGAGGCCGGGCTGCTCGACGGGCGCCGGGCGACGACCGCCTGGCTGTTCGCCCGGGCCCTGGCCGCTCGCTACCCGCAGGCGACGGTGGACGAGAAGGCCCTCATCGTGGACGACGCGGGGATCACCACCACCGGGGCCTTCAGCGCCGCTTTCGACCTCGCCATGCGGGTGATCACCCGTTCGTTGGGGGACGAGATCGCCCGGGTGACCGCCAGGGTCACCCTCGTACCCGACGGTCGCACCAGCCAGGCGCCCTACGTGGACGATGCGATCTCGGCCGTGCCCGGCCAGCAGTTCTCCGGCGAGGTGAAACGGTGGCTCGAGGCTCGGAGCTCGCAGCCCTACAGCCTGTCCGAGCTGGCGGCGGCCTTCCATGTGAGCACCAGGACGATGCTGCGGCGGTTCGCGGCCGAGACCGGCGAAAGCCCGCTCGGCCACCTCCAGCGTGTGCGCATCGGCATGGCGAAGGCACTCCTCGAGACCTCCGAGCTGCGCCTTGCGGACGTCATGGCGAAGGTCGGCTACCTCGACAAGGGCACGTTCCGGCGCCTCTTCACCTCGCACACGGGCATGAGCCCGGCCGAGTACCGCCGCCAGTTCCGCCGAGGCCCCGGTCGTGAACAGGCAGCAGGCCGTCGCCAACCTGAAGATCACGTCACAGAGCTTCGCCAGGCACCCGGTCCGGCCGACGGCGTTGGTTGA
- a CDS encoding CapA family protein, translating into MSTGPVSLFLCGDVMLGRGIDQILPHPGDPTLREPYVRDARYYVESAETANGPIPCPVDFSWPWGEALRLLDEAAPEVRVLNLETSVTRSDDFAPGKEVHYRMTPANLPCLEAARPDVCVLANNHVLDFGHLGLEETLGVLASAGLQTVGAGRDAGTARQPAIVPVDGGRRVVVFAFGTASSGIPSTWAAAEDRAGVYVVSEASDADAAEIVDRVEQVKQPGDVVVASIHWGSNWGYSVSRAQIRFAHALIDRGVDVVYGHSSHHPRPVEVYRGRLVLYGCGDFIDDYEGISGYEQYRDDLRLLYFISVEPDTGELISARMVPVQARKMRLEHASHGDSQWEQEVLDRVSRSFGTRIDLGSDGVPTLRRT; encoded by the coding sequence ATGAGCACCGGCCCGGTGAGCCTGTTTCTCTGCGGCGACGTGATGCTCGGCCGCGGCATCGACCAGATCCTGCCGCACCCGGGTGACCCGACGCTGCGGGAGCCGTACGTCCGGGATGCGCGGTACTACGTCGAGTCGGCGGAGACTGCGAACGGCCCGATCCCTTGTCCGGTCGACTTCTCCTGGCCCTGGGGCGAGGCCCTGCGACTGCTCGACGAGGCCGCGCCCGAGGTCCGGGTGCTGAATCTGGAAACGTCCGTCACCCGGAGCGACGACTTCGCACCGGGCAAGGAAGTGCACTACCGGATGACCCCGGCCAACCTGCCGTGCCTGGAAGCGGCCCGGCCCGACGTCTGTGTACTGGCGAACAACCACGTACTGGACTTCGGCCACCTCGGGCTCGAAGAGACGCTCGGCGTCTTGGCGAGTGCGGGGCTGCAGACGGTGGGGGCGGGAAGGGACGCCGGTACGGCACGGCAACCCGCGATCGTCCCGGTCGACGGCGGCAGGCGGGTGGTGGTCTTCGCGTTCGGGACGGCGTCCAGCGGGATTCCGTCGACGTGGGCCGCTGCCGAGGATCGGGCCGGCGTCTACGTCGTATCCGAGGCATCGGACGCCGACGCGGCCGAAATCGTCGATCGAGTGGAGCAGGTCAAGCAGCCGGGCGACGTCGTCGTCGCCTCGATCCACTGGGGGTCCAACTGGGGCTACAGCGTCTCCCGAGCTCAGATCCGCTTCGCGCATGCACTGATCGACCGCGGTGTCGACGTGGTGTATGGGCACTCCTCGCACCATCCCCGCCCCGTCGAGGTCTACCGCGGACGGCTCGTCCTCTACGGCTGTGGCGACTTCATCGACGACTACGAGGGCATCTCCGGCTACGAGCAGTACCGGGACGACCTGCGGCTGCTGTACTTCATCTCGGTGGAGCCGGACACGGGAGAACTGATCAGCGCACGAATGGTGCCCGTACAGGCACGGAAGATGCGCCTTGAGCACGCCTCGCACGGAGACTCCCAGTGGGAACAGGAGGTTCTCGACCGGGTCAGTCGCAGCTTCGGCACCCGAATCGATCTTGGTTCGGACGGCGTGCCGACTCTCCGGCGGACATAA
- a CDS encoding glycoside hydrolase family 19 protein → MSKHRSTSSKQRIIAFLAAVAAAVGLATFLPMASSAFAATCASPWTASAVYTGGMSASYGGHNWSAKWWTQGETPSTGGSGVWADQGGCGGGTPSPTPTPPAGSCTYPAWVAGQTYTTGSIVRYTDGNLYIAEHDNPGYDPVISTWYWDPYSCSGGSTTTPPAPGGFVVSEAQFNQMFPNRNSFYTYAGLTAALSAYPGFANTGSDTVKKQEAAAFLANVSHETGGLVYIVEQNTANYSHYCDTSQSYGCPAGQSAYYGRGPIQLSWNFNYKAAGDALGINLLNNPNLVQTDAAVAWKTGLWYWNTQNGPGTMTAHNAMVNGYGFGETIRSINGSLECNGGNPAQVQSRINSYQNFTSILGVPTGSNLSC, encoded by the coding sequence GTGTCGAAGCACCGGAGCACCAGCTCCAAACAGCGGATCATCGCCTTCCTGGCCGCCGTCGCGGCCGCGGTCGGCCTGGCGACCTTCCTGCCGATGGCCTCGTCCGCGTTCGCGGCGACCTGCGCGTCGCCCTGGACGGCCTCCGCCGTCTACACCGGAGGCATGAGCGCCTCCTACGGCGGCCACAACTGGTCCGCGAAGTGGTGGACCCAGGGCGAGACGCCGAGCACCGGCGGCTCGGGCGTCTGGGCCGACCAGGGCGGCTGCGGCGGCGGCACGCCGAGCCCGACGCCTACCCCGCCCGCCGGGTCCTGCACCTACCCCGCCTGGGTGGCCGGCCAGACGTACACCACCGGCAGCATCGTGCGCTACACCGACGGCAACCTCTACATAGCGGAGCACGACAACCCGGGCTACGACCCGGTCATCAGCACCTGGTACTGGGACCCGTACAGCTGCTCCGGCGGCAGCACCACGACCCCGCCCGCCCCCGGCGGATTCGTGGTCTCCGAGGCGCAGTTCAACCAGATGTTCCCGAACCGGAACTCCTTCTACACCTACGCCGGCCTGACCGCCGCACTGAGCGCCTATCCCGGCTTCGCGAACACCGGCTCCGACACCGTCAAGAAGCAGGAGGCGGCGGCGTTCCTCGCCAACGTCAGCCACGAGACCGGCGGGCTGGTCTACATCGTCGAGCAGAACACCGCCAACTACTCGCACTACTGCGACACGTCGCAGTCGTACGGCTGCCCGGCCGGCCAGTCCGCCTACTACGGCCGCGGCCCGATCCAGCTGAGCTGGAACTTCAACTACAAGGCCGCCGGCGACGCACTCGGCATCAACCTGCTCAACAACCCCAACCTGGTGCAGACCGACGCCGCAGTCGCCTGGAAGACCGGCCTCTGGTACTGGAACACCCAGAACGGCCCGGGCACCATGACCGCGCACAACGCGATGGTCAACGGGTACGGCTTCGGTGAGACGATCCGCAGCATCAACGGCTCGCTGGAGTGCAACGGCGGCAACCCCGCTCAGGTGCAGAGCCGGATCAACTCGTACCAGAACTTCACCTCGATCCTGGGCGTCCCGACCGGGAGCAACCTCTCCTGCTGA
- a CDS encoding NAD-dependent epimerase/dehydratase family protein, with protein sequence MRIAVTGGCGFIGSHVVDRLLAAGHQVVVVDTAARRAGPDAEYARVDILDLPGLTAALADSEVVFHLAAMADVDQLVATPVEAVRANVEGTASVLEAARRCGASRVVLASSVWVYDAVHAAADRDEAELTEDAPIDLSRGGHLYLSGKLSAELIAHSYRETYGQHFTVLRYGVPYGPRMRDELVVARFVQAALTGKPITIAGDGRQTRNYVYVEDLAEAHVRALSPEAQDQTFALEGNTAVSVREIADTVQSLLGTATIEHIPARTADYHNGRRVSNAKAKRLLDWSPTTTFEEGVRRYLEWYRSPAGKPGSN encoded by the coding sequence ATGAGGATTGCTGTCACCGGGGGCTGCGGGTTCATCGGCTCCCATGTCGTCGACCGGTTGCTGGCGGCCGGACACCAGGTGGTGGTCGTGGACACGGCGGCTCGCCGGGCCGGGCCGGACGCCGAGTACGCCCGGGTGGACATCCTCGACCTGCCCGGCCTGACGGCCGCGCTGGCGGACAGTGAGGTGGTGTTCCACCTGGCCGCGATGGCCGATGTGGACCAGCTGGTCGCGACCCCGGTCGAGGCCGTGCGGGCCAACGTCGAGGGCACCGCCTCCGTCCTTGAGGCGGCTCGGCGCTGCGGCGCCAGCCGGGTGGTGCTGGCCAGCTCCGTCTGGGTCTACGACGCCGTCCACGCGGCGGCCGACCGCGACGAGGCCGAGCTGACCGAGGACGCCCCGATCGACCTCAGCCGCGGCGGCCATCTCTACCTCTCCGGCAAGCTGTCCGCCGAACTGATCGCGCACAGCTACCGCGAGACCTACGGCCAGCACTTCACCGTCCTGCGCTACGGCGTCCCGTACGGTCCGCGGATGCGCGACGAACTGGTCGTCGCCCGCTTCGTTCAGGCCGCCCTGACCGGAAAGCCGATCACCATCGCCGGCGACGGGCGCCAGACCCGGAACTACGTCTACGTCGAGGACCTCGCCGAGGCACACGTCCGCGCGCTGTCCCCGGAGGCCCAGGACCAGACCTTCGCGCTGGAGGGCAACACCGCCGTCTCGGTCCGGGAGATCGCCGACACCGTGCAGTCGCTGTTGGGTACGGCCACGATCGAGCACATCCCGGCCCGCACCGCCGACTACCACAACGGCCGCCGGGTCTCGAACGCGAAGGCCAAGCGACTGCTCGACTGGTCGCCGACCACCACCTTCGAGGAGGGCGTCCGGCGCTACCTGGAGTGGTACCGGTCCCCGGCCGGAAAGCCCGGAAGCAACTGA
- a CDS encoding DegT/DnrJ/EryC1/StrS family aminotransferase codes for MAVPAARIVFGPQDRAAVADAVTEILTSGALTLGPYTERFESSFAAAHRAPHAVAVSSGTAALEIALRIVGVSGRDVVVPANTFYATAAAVIHAGGRPVFADVSASTFALSAAGLKAALTPSTAAVVLVHIGGLITPETDELRRLCDEQGIALIEDAAHAHGCTYDGRFAGSFGQVGAFSFYPTKVTTSGEGGMLLTSSEQFRDEARLYRDQGKGSFSANHHVRHGSAWRLSELNAAVGEVHLRHLEDFVEARRRVARTYTAELAGLDGLRPLTEPEKCRGNFYKYIALLPHGVDRTRFKTAVAESGVRLSGEVYDLPLHHQPVLTEYADGPLPVAEDVCARHVCLPIHSDMHDDEVDQVLTAVSAAYAAVAG; via the coding sequence GTGGCTGTTCCCGCCGCACGAATCGTGTTCGGGCCACAGGACCGGGCCGCGGTCGCCGATGCCGTCACGGAGATCCTGACCAGTGGGGCACTGACCCTGGGGCCGTACACCGAGCGGTTCGAGTCGTCGTTCGCCGCCGCGCATCGGGCACCGCACGCGGTGGCCGTCTCCAGCGGGACGGCGGCGCTGGAGATCGCGCTCCGGATCGTCGGGGTCTCCGGCCGGGACGTGGTCGTCCCCGCCAACACCTTCTACGCCACCGCCGCGGCGGTGATCCACGCCGGCGGCCGTCCGGTCTTCGCCGATGTGTCGGCCTCGACCTTCGCGCTGAGCGCGGCCGGTCTCAAGGCGGCGCTCACCCCGTCGACGGCGGCCGTCGTGCTGGTCCACATCGGCGGGCTGATCACCCCGGAGACCGACGAGCTGCGCCGGCTCTGCGACGAGCAGGGCATCGCGCTCATCGAGGACGCCGCCCACGCCCACGGCTGCACGTACGACGGCAGGTTCGCCGGCTCCTTCGGCCAGGTCGGGGCCTTCTCGTTCTACCCCACCAAGGTGACCACCAGCGGTGAGGGCGGGATGCTGCTCACCTCGTCCGAGCAGTTCCGCGACGAGGCCCGGCTCTACCGCGACCAGGGCAAGGGCAGCTTCTCCGCCAACCACCATGTGCGGCACGGCTCGGCCTGGCGGCTCAGCGAGCTGAACGCCGCGGTGGGCGAGGTCCATCTGCGGCACCTGGAGGACTTCGTCGAGGCCCGCCGCCGGGTCGCCCGGACCTACACCGCCGAGCTGGCGGGCCTGGACGGCCTGCGACCGCTGACCGAGCCGGAGAAGTGCCGCGGCAACTTCTACAAGTACATCGCCCTGCTGCCGCACGGCGTGGACCGGACGCGGTTCAAGACCGCCGTCGCCGAATCCGGCGTCCGGCTGTCCGGCGAGGTCTACGACCTGCCGCTGCATCACCAACCCGTACTCACCGAGTACGCCGACGGCCCGCTGCCGGTGGCGGAGGACGTCTGCGCACGGCACGTCTGCCTGCCGATCCACTCCGACATGCACGACGACGAAGTCGACCAGGTACTGACCGCCGTGTCTGCCGCATACGCGGCCGTAGCCGGCTGA